GCATGTCCTGCGGCATGGACATCCGGTCCAGCGCCGCCAGGATTTCCGCCTCATCATAGGGCGCATACTCTTGCATCAGGCTGTCGCCGTAGGTGTCGAACAGAGTTTCCGAAATGCTTGTCATGGGGATTCCTCCTTAATATGTGTTGTTCCGATATCCTTTTTGTGGTATGGTATTTCTTATTTATACGCTAAACGGATTTTATCATGTAATAGCGTGATTATCAAGATGCTTTTCACGTTTTTTCGTGATTTTAGAGCTTTACAAAAGGCGGGGCAAATTTTATGTATGTTACACAAGACATTGCAGACCGCATTAAATGGCGCCTCAAAGAAAAAGGCATCCGCACAAAAGATATGCTGTCTGATTTGAACATGGGAATTAACGCGATATCAGAATTTGCAAAAGGCAAGCAAATGTCCTGTATTGCCCTTGCTCGCATCGCCGACTATCTGGACTGCTCTGTGGATTATCTGCTGGGGCGGACAGACAACCCGGCGGTCAACCGCTGAGTTGCCCTGCCGGATAAAAAGAGCGTTCCCGCCGGGAACCCCGGGCGGCGGAACTGCCAAAGGAGAGCTTATGCGCAACATTGCCCTGAAACTCATGTACAACGGCACCGCCTACCACGGGTGGCAGGTGCAGAAGAACGCGGTCACCGTCTGCGGGACCCTGGAGAAGGCCATTGCTGACATCTGCGGCGGCCCGGTACACCTCACCGGCTGCGGACGCACCGACGCCGGTGTCCACGCGGAGCACTACATCGCCAACTTCCGCACGGAGAGCCGCATTCCCGTGGACCGGCTCCCCTTCGCCGTCAACACCCACACGCCGGAGGACATCGCGGTGAAGGAGGCCTTCGAGGTGGCGGAGGACTTCAACGCCATCGGCTCCTGCATCAAGAAGGAGTACACCTACCGCATCTACAACTCCCGGTTCAAGAACCCATTTTACGTCAACCGGGCCTACTTCTATCCCAAGCACCTGGACGAGGAATTCCTGAACCGGGCAGCGGGGATGTTCGTGGGCACCCACGACTTCGCGGCGGTGCGTTCCGTGGGCACGGAGACGAAGTCCACTGTCCGCACCATCTATTACTGTGACGTGACCCGGAACGGAGATCTGCTGGAATTGAAGGTCTGCGCCAACGGCTTTTTGTATAACATGGTACGGGCCATCACCGGCACCGTGCTGTACGCGGCGGAGGGCAAGTTCACCCCGGAGGACATCCCCGGCATTCTGGAGCGGGGGGACCGCACCGCCGCCGGTCCCACGGTGCCGCCGGGGGACTGTACCTGACAAGACTTTGGTATGAGGATGAACGGCTCAATGGCTGATACGACGAACGACATCTGGAACGACAACGACGGGGAAGAGGACGAGGCTCCCCGGAAGGGCGGACGGCTGCGCCGCTTTGGGATCTTCTTTCTGGTGCTGGCGGCGGTGCTGGGCGTGGTGCTCGTGGCCGCGTACCGGGACGGCACCGGCTTTGACGCCCTGCGGCGGCTGTGTTCCTACGGCAGCGGAGAGGAGAGCACTGCTGAGGCCCAGTACGACTACGACGCCTCCGACAGCAACCGCTTTGCCGTCCTGGGGGATTCCCTGGTGGTGCTCTCCGACACAAAGCTGCAGGTCCTGGCGCGGGGCGGAGAGGAGATCTGGTCCACATCCGTGCGGATGAGCGCCCCTGCCCTGGAGACGGGCGGCGGCCGGGCTGTGGCTTACGACGTGGGGGGCACAGAGCTGTATGTGGTGGACGAGGGGGGCGAGATCCTCACGCTCACCGCACCGGAGGACGCCCCCTATTTCTCCGCCCGGCTGAATGAAGACGGTTGGCTGGCTGTGACCACAGAACTGCCGGGCTACAAGGGCGGCGTCACCGCTTATAACAGCCAGGGGACGGAGGTGTTTTCACTCACCGCGTCGGACCGGTTTGTCATCGACGCCCGGGTGACAGATGACGATAACACTCTGGCGGTGGTGACCTTAGGCCAGGAGAACAGCGTGTTCGTCAGCAACATGGTACTTTACAGCCTGGAGACGGCAGGAAATGTAGACCCGGCGGCCGACTACGATGTGACCGACGGTCTGGTGGCTGCCGTCGGAGAGCAGGACGGCCAGCTGGTGACGGTGTCCGACACCTGCCTGACCTACGCGTCCCCGGCCGGGGAGGTGCGCGCTACCTACTCCTATGCCGGCAGCTATCTGCGGGAATACGACTTGCACGGGGACGGCTTCACCGCCCTGCTGCTGAACCGGTACAAGTCCGGCGGTGTGGGCCGGTTGGTGACGGTGGACACGGACGGGCAGGAGATCGCCGCCCTGGACGTGAACGAGGAGATCCTCAGCATCTCCGCTGCCGGACGGTATCTGGCGGTGCTGTATATGGACAGCGTGGTGATCTACACAGAGGAGCTGGAGATCTATGCTCAGCTGGAGGGCACGGACTACGCCCGGTCGGTTCTGATGCGCCAGGATGGCTCTGCCCTGCTGCTGGCGGCAGAGAGCGCCCACCTGTTCCTGCCTTGAGTGGGAAACATTGATCTTGGAATTCACAAAACGTTTACGAGCAAAAAGGTAGGCAAGCATGACAACACCTGTTATAATAGACGTGATTATGGCTGTGGTTTTGATCGCTGCGGTCATCTACGGTGCCCACAGGGGCCTTTTCCGGGCCCTGGCGGGATTGGCGGTGGTGATCGTGGCCCTGGTGGGGGCGGCCATCATCGCAAATACCCTGGCCGCCCCGGCGGCCCGTCTGGTGACGCCCCTGATCCGGGAGCAAATCGAGACGAAGGTGGACGAGGCTATGGCCCGGCAGTCCCAGGAGGTCCAGATGCCGGAGGAGGACGTGGACGAGGGCTTCGCCATCGAGGACCTGCTGGCCCTGATGGGACTGGACGAGGACGTGCGGAACTCCCTGGCCAGCCAGACGCAGGAGAAGATCCAGGACACCGGCGTCTCCTTGGTCATGGCCGTGGTGGAGAGTCTGGCCCAGTCCATTCTCTATGCGGCGCTGTTCCTGGTCTCCTTCGTGGGACTGACGATCCTGCTGAAGCTGCTGATCCGGGCTATGGACTTGGTGCTGCAGCTGCCGGGGCTGCACCTGGTCAACGCCCTGGGCGGCGCCGTGATCGGCCTGATCGAGGGGGCCTTGGTGCTGTTTCTGGCCATCTGGGTTCTGCGGCGCTTCGGCGTCTCCTTTGAGACAGACACCGTCTCAGCCACCCATATTTTACGATTTTTTGCGACACACACGCCCCTGAGCGCGCTGTCGCTTCTGCAATGACGAACGGGGCCGTTGCCCCGCCGGCGTCACGATTTCTGGAGGGATTTACACGATGCAGCCGACACTTTGTTCAAGATGCAAGAAGAACGTGGCCGTTGTCTTCATCTCCAAAATGGAGGGGGACAAGACCACCAACGAGGGCCTGTGCCTGAAATGCGCCAAGGAGCTGGGCCTGCCCCAGGTGGACGATATGATGAAGCGCATGGGCATTTCCGACGAGGATCTGGACACGCTCAACAGTGAGATGCTCCAGGCCATGAGCGGCGTGGAGAATATCGAGGACCTGCCCGGCGGCGAGGACGCCGGGGAAGAGGAGGAAGAGGGCAAGACCGCCACCTTCCCCTTCCTGAACCGCCTGTTCTCCGGCGAGGCCGCCAAGGGCGGCGAGAGCGGCGGCCAGGAGGAAAGCGGTGCCCGAAGCCGGGAAAAGGAGCGCAAGGACCCTAAGAACGGCAAGCGCAAATATCTGGAGAACTACTGCATCTCCCTGACGCAGCGGGCCCAGGAGGGAAAGCTGGACCCGGTGATCGGCCGGGAGCAGGAGATCGAGCGGGTGGTGCAGATCCTGAACCGCCGCCAGAAGAACAACCCCTGCCTGATCGGTGAGCCCGGTGTGGGTAAGACCGCCATCGCGGAGGGGCTGGCCCAGCGGATCTCCAAGGGCGACGTGCCCTTCAAGCTGCGGAACAAGGAGGTCTACCTGCTGGATCTGACAGCTCTGGTGGCCGGCACCCAGTTCCGGGGCCAGTTCGAGAGCCGGATGAAGGGCCTTATCGACGAGGTGAAGCGCCTGGGGAACATTATTTTGATGATCGACGAGGTTCACAACATTGTGGGCGCCGGCGACGCCGAGGGCAGCATGAACGCCGCCAACATCCTGAAACCCGCCCTCTCCCGGGGCGAGATCCAGGTGATTGGCGCCACCACCTTCAACGAGTACCGCAAGTCCATCGAGAAGGACACCGCTCTGGAGCGGCGGTTCCAGCCGGTGACGGTGAACGAGCCCTCCATTGAGGACTCTGTGCAGATTCTCCAGGGCCTGGCCCCAAGTATGAGCAGTACCACGGGGTGAAGATCTCTGAGGGGATCCTGCGTCAGGCGGTGCTGCTCAGTGAGCGGTACATCACCGACCGGTTCCTGCCGGACAAGGCCATCGACCTGATCGACGAGGCATGTTCCGACCTGAATCTGAAAGACCCGGATATCTCCCGCCGCATGGAGATTCAGCGGGAGCTGGACGACTATGAGAAAGAGCGCACCATGCTGGAGGAGCAGGAGGAGAAGGCCGAGGGCGACTACGCCCGCATGGCGGAGCTGAAGAGCAAGGAACTCCAGCTGAACACAGAGCTGAACAGTCTGCTGGAAAAGGGCGATCCACAGCTCTCCATGGAGAATCTGGCCCATGTTATCGAGCTGTGGACCAAAATCCCGGCGGCCAAGATCCGGGAGCAGGAGTTCCAGCGCCTGAGCCAGCTGGAAGTGCGGCTCAAGAGCCATATCATCGGCCAGGACGAGGCCGTGTCCGCCGTAGCCGCCGCGGTGCGGCGGAACCGGGTGGGCATCTCCCCCAAGCACAAGCCTGTCAGCTTCATCTTTGTGGGGCCCACCGGCGTGGGCAAGACAGAGCTGGTGAAGCAGCTGGCAACAGACCTCTTCAACACGCCGGATGCCTTGATCCGGCTGGATATGTCGGAGTTCATGGAGAAGCACTCCGTCTCCCGTCTGGTGGGCTCCCCTCCGGGCTACGTGGGGTATGACGAGGCGGGCCAGCTGACAGAGAAGATCCGCCGCAAGCCCTACGCCGTGGTCCTCTTCGACGAGATTGAGAAGGCCCATCCCGATGTGCTGAACATCCTTCTCCAGATCCTGGATGACGGCGAGATCACCGACGCCCACGGCCGCAAGGTGAACTTTGAGAATACCATCATCGTCATGACCTCCAACGCCGGCAGCGCCACCAAGGAGGGCACCGTGGGCTTCGGCCGCTCCGTGAACGAGCAGGACGCCGACCGGGCCATGAAGGCGCTCCAGCAGTTCCTGCGGCCGGAGTTCATCAACCGGGTGGACGCGGTCATCACCTTCAACCGCCTCAGCGAGGAGAACTTCCACGGCATCGCACGTATCATGCTGAACGAACTGGTGGGTTCCCTGAAGGAGAAAGGCATCACCTTCATCTACGACGACGCACTGGTGGAGCTTTTGACGAAGAAGTCCTACTCCCTGACCTACGGCGCCCGGAAC
This DNA window, taken from Dysosmobacter welbionis, encodes the following:
- a CDS encoding helix-turn-helix domain-containing protein, which gives rise to MYVTQDIADRIKWRLKEKGIRTKDMLSDLNMGINAISEFAKGKQMSCIALARIADYLDCSVDYLLGRTDNPAVNR
- the truA gene encoding tRNA pseudouridine(38-40) synthase TruA produces the protein MRNIALKLMYNGTAYHGWQVQKNAVTVCGTLEKAIADICGGPVHLTGCGRTDAGVHAEHYIANFRTESRIPVDRLPFAVNTHTPEDIAVKEAFEVAEDFNAIGSCIKKEYTYRIYNSRFKNPFYVNRAYFYPKHLDEEFLNRAAGMFVGTHDFAAVRSVGTETKSTVRTIYYCDVTRNGDLLELKVCANGFLYNMVRAITGTVLYAAEGKFTPEDIPGILERGDRTAAGPTVPPGDCT
- a CDS encoding DUF5711 family protein; the encoded protein is MADTTNDIWNDNDGEEDEAPRKGGRLRRFGIFFLVLAAVLGVVLVAAYRDGTGFDALRRLCSYGSGEESTAEAQYDYDASDSNRFAVLGDSLVVLSDTKLQVLARGGEEIWSTSVRMSAPALETGGGRAVAYDVGGTELYVVDEGGEILTLTAPEDAPYFSARLNEDGWLAVTTELPGYKGGVTAYNSQGTEVFSLTASDRFVIDARVTDDDNTLAVVTLGQENSVFVSNMVLYSLETAGNVDPAADYDVTDGLVAAVGEQDGQLVTVSDTCLTYASPAGEVRATYSYAGSYLREYDLHGDGFTALLLNRYKSGGVGRLVTVDTDGQEIAALDVNEEILSISAAGRYLAVLYMDSVVIYTEELEIYAQLEGTDYARSVLMRQDGSALLLAAESAHLFLP
- a CDS encoding CvpA family protein; amino-acid sequence: MAVVLIAAVIYGAHRGLFRALAGLAVVIVALVGAAIIANTLAAPAARLVTPLIREQIETKVDEAMARQSQEVQMPEEDVDEGFAIEDLLALMGLDEDVRNSLASQTQEKIQDTGVSLVMAVVESLAQSILYAALFLVSFVGLTILLKLLIRAMDLVLQLPGLHLVNALGGAVIGLIEGALVLFLAIWVLRRFGVSFETDTVSATHILRFFATHTPLSALSLLQ